In Thermodesulfobium sp. 4217-1, a single genomic region encodes these proteins:
- a CDS encoding phosphodiester glycosidase family protein, with product MNFFINNNCIKNTISLFKTFTSSSMFSIKTFTCLFFVFSILFFYQSNCFAFTKSEYSINSSHLYIFKFKPTEVRLIPYLNDYPIRARDVVNYYNPFILVNGTFFYSNILLGALYMHGEPLSYMGDKRATFYYYKNNTASINYLKYRVRLDICSSTSKCKVLYLDGVNRPQNYYENILYTNGYSRPVLPTSGILLKINEDGTFEYLYTRSAIPSPGEYVLLANHDLDVLNNLAPTDRISVSIEPEINNNLDFYISGGPMLLFNGQNVALQSSKNEYIVNDIKMGNHMRTGLGIDSASNIYVFAVSYPGCTIDELANVLQNLGLKNAMLLDGGYSTTLYEKDKFLVDSDARANISYLMFFIN from the coding sequence ATGAATTTTTTTATAAACAATAATTGTATAAAAAATACTATTTCTTTATTTAAGACCTTTACAAGTTCTTCTATGTTTTCTATCAAGACTTTTACTTGCTTATTTTTTGTCTTTTCTATATTGTTTTTTTATCAAAGCAACTGCTTTGCTTTTACTAAAAGTGAATACAGTATTAATAGCTCACACCTTTATATATTTAAATTTAAGCCAACTGAAGTTAGACTGATACCTTATTTAAACGATTACCCAATAAGGGCAAGGGATGTGGTTAACTACTACAACCCATTTATATTGGTAAATGGCACTTTTTTTTACTCTAATATACTTCTAGGCGCTTTATATATGCATGGTGAACCCTTATCCTATATGGGGGATAAGAGAGCAACTTTTTACTATTATAAGAACAATACAGCAAGCATAAATTATTTGAAATACAGAGTTAGGCTTGATATTTGTAGCTCAACTTCAAAGTGTAAAGTTCTATATCTTGACGGGGTTAATAGACCTCAGAACTATTATGAAAACATATTGTATACAAATGGTTATTCCAGACCAGTGCTGCCAACTTCTGGCATATTATTGAAGATAAATGAAGATGGGACTTTTGAGTATCTCTATACCAGAAGTGCCATTCCTTCTCCTGGAGAATATGTATTGTTGGCCAATCACGATCTCGATGTCTTAAACAACCTTGCTCCTACAGACAGAATTAGTGTGAGCATTGAACCTGAGATAAACAACAATCTTGACTTTTATATTTCTGGTGGCCCAATGCTTTTGTTTAACGGCCAGAATGTTGCGCTTCAATCAAGTAAAAATGAATATATTGTAAACGATATAAAAATGGGCAACCATATGAGGACGGGTTTAGGAATTGATTCAGCTTCTAATATCTACGTTTTTGCTGTTTCATATCCAGGGTGTACTATTGATGAGCTTGCAAATGTATTGCAGAATCTTGGATTAAAAAATGCTATGCTTTTGGACGGTGGATATTCAACTACACTTTATGAAAAAGATAAATTTCTTGTCGACAGCGATGCAAGGGCTAATATTTCTTATTTAATGTTCTTTATCAATTAA